Proteins from a genomic interval of Diaphorobacter sp. HDW4A:
- a CDS encoding SDR family NAD(P)-dependent oxidoreductase encodes MNSPRHLTILTGGSRGMGLAIGQQLLGEGHMLISIARKTSDALAEAATNEDQLQQWEQDLANPEEAAKRLTTLLSSLNGDDWASVTLINNAGVIPRIAPLGHIAVADLQNAMRVGLEAPMALAGAFLVATDSWNSPRKVLNISSGLGRKPMASQAAYCTAKAGMDMFTRCAALEEALKPNGAKLCSLAPGVIDTDMQVQLRGANPADFPDIGNFEALKTGSKLTSPADAAARVLAYLNRADYGENPVADVRDI; translated from the coding sequence ATGAACTCTCCCAGACATCTCACCATCCTCACTGGTGGCTCGCGCGGCATGGGCCTTGCCATCGGCCAGCAACTGCTCGGCGAAGGCCATATGCTCATCAGCATTGCGCGCAAGACCAGCGACGCGCTCGCGGAAGCCGCCACCAACGAAGACCAGTTGCAACAATGGGAGCAGGATCTCGCCAACCCCGAAGAAGCGGCTAAACGCCTGACCACCCTGCTCTCCTCGCTGAATGGCGATGACTGGGCCAGTGTCACGCTGATCAACAACGCGGGCGTGATTCCGCGCATCGCACCGCTCGGCCACATTGCCGTAGCCGATCTGCAGAACGCCATGCGCGTGGGGCTTGAGGCTCCGATGGCGCTGGCCGGCGCATTTCTTGTCGCCACCGACAGCTGGAACAGCCCGCGCAAGGTGCTCAACATCTCGTCCGGCCTCGGTCGCAAGCCTATGGCATCACAGGCGGCGTATTGCACGGCAAAGGCCGGCATGGACATGTTCACCCGCTGCGCCGCACTCGAAGAAGCGCTCAAGCCGAACGGTGCCAAGCTCTGCTCGCTCGCCCCGGGCGTGATTGACACCGACATGCAAGTTCAGCTGCGCGGTGCGAATCCCGCAGACTTCCCTGACATCGGCAATTTCGAGGCGCTCAAAACGGGCAGCAAGCTCACTTCGCCAGCCGATGCGGCAGCGCGTGTGCTGGCGTACTTGAATCGCGCAGACTATGGGGAAAACCCTGTCGCGGATGTGCGCGACATTTGA